In Paroedura picta isolate Pp20150507F chromosome 1, Ppicta_v3.0, whole genome shotgun sequence, the following are encoded in one genomic region:
- the LOC143828724 gene encoding uncharacterized protein LOC143828724 isoform X2, with protein sequence MWSTLTRILMLLLHTAQSEEDTETLQKLHLIVASPGDTVRLSCSPPPRYDEWAVTWYKEQRDRSLHRISQSYRKEKLQGKDSGWGLQHSISRVQRNDSGVYYCLSEPSFNPRFINGTRLIVADASRPSHSILVPFPLEGPQPDRSVPRLCLTFDADPKWENVSWDAREGSSRDWKGVGVLDEDGAFSVWHLEMVPWTEKASSCALQESGSTSSETPTSPGTCLYSVYIGIPCIFLLLVLSLALLFWKHQARGVPEQDANQIPRRETPQTDYAEVSYENRDALCED encoded by the exons ATGTGGTCCACCTTGACGAGGATCCTGATGCTGCTTCTCCACA CCGCCCAGTCCGAGGAGGACACAGAAACGTTGCAAAAACTGCATCTGATTGTGGCGTCTCCTGGAGACACCGTCCGGCTCAGCTGCAGCCCCCCACCAAGATATGACGAGTGGGCAGTGACCTGGTACAAGGAGCAAAGAGACAGAAGCCTACACAGGATTTCCCAGAGTTACAGAAAGGAGAAGCTGCAAGGAAAGGACTCAGGCTGGGGGCTCCAGCACAGCATCAGCAGGGTGCAAAGAAATGACTCTGGAGTTTATTACTGCCTTAGTGAGCCCTCTTTCAACCCCAGGTTCATCAATGGAACCAGACTGATCGTCGCAG ATGCTTCCAGGCCCAGCCACTCCATCCTGGTTCCTTTTCCCTTGGAGGGGCCACAGCCGGACCGCAGCGTCCCCCGCCTCTGCCTCACCTTTGATGCGGATCCCAAGTGGGAGAACGTCTCCTGGGATGCGCGCGAAGGATCGTCTCGGGACTGGAAGGGTGTCGGGGTGCTGGATGAGGACGGAGCCTTCAGTGTTTGGCACTTGGAGATGGTTCCGTGGACGGAGAAGGCTTCTTCCTGTGCCCTGCAGGAGAGCGGGAGCACCAGCTCAGAGACACCCACAAGCCCAG GGACCTGCCTTTATTCTGTATACATTGGGATTCCTTGCATTTTCCTCCTCCTGGTCCTGTCTTTGGCCCTGCTCTTCTGGAAGCATCAGGCCAGAG GGGTCCCTGAGCAGGATGCCAATCAAATACCCAGGAGGGAGACCCCACAG ACTGACTATGCAGAAGTGAGCTACGAAAACAGAGATGCTCTTTGCGAGGACTGA
- the LOC143828724 gene encoding uncharacterized protein LOC143828724 isoform X1 → MWSTLTRILMLLLHTAQSEEDTETLQKLHLIVASPGDTVRLSCSPPPRYDEWAVTWYKEQRDRSLHRISQSYRKEKLQGKDSGWGLQHSISRVQRNDSGVYYCLSEPSFNPRFINGTRLIVADASRPSHSILVPFPLEGPQPDRSVPRLCLTFDADPKWENVSWDAREGSSRDWKGVGVLDEDGAFSVWHLEMVPWTEKASSCALQESGSTSSETPTSPGTCLYSVYIGIPCIFLLLVLSLALLFWKHQARGKASVRSIWLLLPVLHSPLSFLSASSLCTGVPEQDANQIPRRETPQTDYAEVSYENRDALCED, encoded by the exons ATGTGGTCCACCTTGACGAGGATCCTGATGCTGCTTCTCCACA CCGCCCAGTCCGAGGAGGACACAGAAACGTTGCAAAAACTGCATCTGATTGTGGCGTCTCCTGGAGACACCGTCCGGCTCAGCTGCAGCCCCCCACCAAGATATGACGAGTGGGCAGTGACCTGGTACAAGGAGCAAAGAGACAGAAGCCTACACAGGATTTCCCAGAGTTACAGAAAGGAGAAGCTGCAAGGAAAGGACTCAGGCTGGGGGCTCCAGCACAGCATCAGCAGGGTGCAAAGAAATGACTCTGGAGTTTATTACTGCCTTAGTGAGCCCTCTTTCAACCCCAGGTTCATCAATGGAACCAGACTGATCGTCGCAG ATGCTTCCAGGCCCAGCCACTCCATCCTGGTTCCTTTTCCCTTGGAGGGGCCACAGCCGGACCGCAGCGTCCCCCGCCTCTGCCTCACCTTTGATGCGGATCCCAAGTGGGAGAACGTCTCCTGGGATGCGCGCGAAGGATCGTCTCGGGACTGGAAGGGTGTCGGGGTGCTGGATGAGGACGGAGCCTTCAGTGTTTGGCACTTGGAGATGGTTCCGTGGACGGAGAAGGCTTCTTCCTGTGCCCTGCAGGAGAGCGGGAGCACCAGCTCAGAGACACCCACAAGCCCAG GGACCTGCCTTTATTCTGTATACATTGGGATTCCTTGCATTTTCCTCCTCCTGGTCCTGTCTTTGGCCCTGCTCTTCTGGAAGCATCAGGCCAGAGGTAAAGCGTCAGTAAGAAGCATTTGGTTGCTGCTACCCGTCCTCCACTCTCCACTGAGTTTTCTCTCGGCTTCTTCTCTCTGCACAGGGGTCCCTGAGCAGGATGCCAATCAAATACCCAGGAGGGAGACCCCACAG ACTGACTATGCAGAAGTGAGCTACGAAAACAGAGATGCTCTTTGCGAGGACTGA